In the Streptomyces sp. WMMC940 genome, CGCGGCCCTGGCGTACGGAGCACCGGGTACCGCCATCACCGGCGTCGCCGTGCTCGGCATCATGCTGCTCCCGCGCGTCGGAGCCGGCAGCCTGATCGCCGAGGAATTCGGGGCCGTCGCCGTGATCGCTGCGCTGAGTGTGGTGATCGCCGGGGTGCGGCAGCACTTCCGCGGCCGCCTGGAAGTGGCCGGTTCGGTCGCCGAGGCCGCCCAGCTCGCCGTGCTCACCCCGGTTGCCGACCGTGTGGGCGAGCTGCGCTGCGCCGCCCTCTACCGGGCCGCGCAGCGGGGTGCCCTGGTCGGCGGGGACCTCTACGACGTACGGCCGGGGCCCTACGGAGTACGGGCCCTGGTCGCCGACGTCCAGGGACACGGGCTCGCCGCCGTCGGCACCGTCGCGGCCCTGCTGGGAGCCTTCCGCGAAGCCGTCCTCGACCAGCCGGACCTGCAGGGGGTGGCGGCGCGGCTGGAGCGGCGGCTGACGCTCGATGCCGTGGCCGGGGCCGGGGCCGGGGCCGGCAGCGAACTGTTCGCCACCGCGTTCCTGATGGAGTTCCCTGCGGACGGCTCACACGTGCGCATCCTCAGTCAGGGTCATCCCCCGGCCCTGCTGCTGCGTGGCCGCACGGTCCTGGAGATGCGCTGCGAGCCGGGCCCGCCGCTCGGCACCGGGCTGCCGGGGCTGCCGGCGGCCAACCCCACGACGGTGCCGCTCCGGCCCGGCGACGTGATTCTCGCGTACACCGACGGTGTCACGGAGGCGCGGGACTCCTCCGGCACCTTCTACCCGCTGGACGACCGGCTCACCGCCCTGCTCGCGGAGGGCTCGGACGCCTCACCGCGGGCCGTGGTGGATGCGGTGTGGGGAGACCTGCAGCGGCGCACGGGTGCGATGGACGACGACGTGGCGCTGCTGGCGCTCGCGGTCCCCGGTGCCGCTGCCACCAGGTCGGGCGATCGAGCAGGGCCTCGACGCCCCGACCCGGGTACGCGTTCGTGAGGGACGCGGCGGGCGACCGCTCCGTCATCGTGCCGACGGGGCGGCCGATGCCACGCCTGATGTGTCGGCGGTCGCGTACACCGCGGCGATCCCCTGCGCCAGGTAGGGGATCCGGTGCGCCGGGACACCGGCGATGTTGATGCGCCCCGAGGCCGTTCCGTAGATGGCGAACCGCCTGCGCAGTCGGCGCATGTCGTCCGGCACGAGCGGCAGCATCGAGAACATGCCCTTCTGCCGCGCGAGCGAGTTCGCCAGGGTGCCGCAGCCCAGCGCGTCGAGGTGGGCGACCAGGTCCGACCTGTTGGCGGTGATCCGGTCGCGCATGGCGTCGAGTTCGGCCCGCCACTCGGCCCGTAGCCCCTCGTCCTCGAGGACGGTGGTGACGATGGCGGCTCCGTGCTCCGGAGGCATCGAGTACAGGGTGCGTGCGGCGTTCTGCAGGGCCGTTTCCACGTGCCGCAGCGCCGGGCCCGACGATCCGAGGACGATCGCGCAGCCGGTGCGGTCGCTGTAGAGGCCGAAGTTCTTGGAGCAGCTGACGGCGATCAGCATCTCCGGAAGGCGGTCCGCCAGCATCCGGGTGGGCTCCAGGTCGGCCTCGAGTCCGTCGCCGAGCCCGTGGTAGGCCAGGTCGACGAAGGGGACCCAGCCGTTCGTCGCGGCGAGCCCGGCCATCGCCTCCCAGGTCTCGAGCGAGGGGTCGACCCCCGTGGGGTTGTGGCAGCATCCCTGGAGGAGGACCACGTCGTCGCGTCCCGCGCCACGCAGGTCGTCGAGCATGCCCGTCGGGTCGGGGAGTCCTTCGGGGTCGATCCGGCCGTAGGTCCGGACCTTCAGTCCGGCTGCCTGGAGGATGGGCCGGTGGTTGACGTAGGCGGGCTCGCTGATCCACACCGTCGCACCCGGCCGGGTCTGGCGTACCAGGTCGGCCAGGAGGCGCAGTGCTCCGGTACCCGCCACCGTCTGGACTGCCGTGGCCCGTGTGATCAGTGCTTCGGCGCCCAGAACCGTGGACAGCATGGCCCGGTTGAAGGCGGTGTTGCCCGAGAGTCCGCGGTACTCCTTCGAGGCGGAACGTTCCGCCAGGCGTATCTCGGCCTCCCTGACCGCCGACATGACGGGTGTCGTTCCCGTGTGGTCCCGGTACACGCCGAGGACGAGGTTCAGGCGCTCCGGGCGCGTGTCGGCCTCGAACTCGGCAGCGAGATCCCACAGCGGGTCTGCGGGCGGGGCGGCAAGAAGTTCAAGCATCAGCGGAAACCTTGGCTCGGGGGCGTCGATTGGCGAGAACGACACCGGCGGTGATGAGGGGCACGCCGACCACGACGGGCAGGGTCGGTGCCTCGTCGAGGAGGGGAATGGCGAGCAGGACGACGACGACCGGGCTGAGGCTGCCGACGACGGAGCTGCGCTGCGGTCCCAGCCGCCGGATCGCGAACGCGTACAGCAGACCGGCACACAGGCCGACGCCCAGCCCCTGAACGACGAGGAACAGCACGAGGTCGCCGCCGGCCGCCCGGGCGAGGTTGGTGGGCAGGACGCCGGTCAGGACCAGGAACGAGACGACGGCGAACGACGGAAGGCACAGCAGCCCTATGGATCCGACCGGGTCGAGGTCCACTTCGCGCAGCCCCACCGTGTAGAGCGCCCACAGGCCGCTGGCGACGAGCAGGGTGCCCGAACCCAGCAGGACCTCCGTGTCCAGAACCACGGTGTGACGGAGGACCAGCGCGATGACTCCGGCGACGATCAGCACCAGGCCGGCCGTCTGCGTGCCCCGCGGAGCACCACGCCCGCTCGCGACGAGCAGGGCGGAGACGAACAAGGGGACCATCCCGGGGACGATCGCACCGACGAAGGCCGCCGACGTCAGCGAGCCTCCGTACATCGCCGCGAGGAAGAACGGCACCCCCGCACCGCAGATGATCTTGGCGGCGGGGCCCGGGTGCACGGCGGCCAGTCGGCGTCTGCGCCGCCACAGGGCAGGCGCGAGGACGACGAGGGGCACACCGAACCGCAGGACGGCCGCGTCCGCCGGAAGCAGGGTGGAGGCACTGAGAGCGCGGGCGCTCAGCGCGAACGCGGCCCAGATCGCCACGGTCAGCAGCAAAGCCGACATGCCCACCGCCTGTGGGGAGAGTCCCCCGTTCCGCGCGGCGGCTGCCGTGGGGGCCGTGCCCCCGGCCTCCGCGGGCGCCGGCGCCGCGGCCGTGTTCGTCGCGACCACCGAAGAATCCTCCCGCCCATGGACCTGTCGGGCAGCACCGTGCCACCCCTGACGACTACGGCAACGCTAGATCAATCAGCGGGGCATACGATTGCCAGTTGTGCCCTTCAGACGTAG is a window encoding:
- a CDS encoding DMT family transporter, with amino-acid sequence MVATNTAAAPAPAEAGGTAPTAAAARNGGLSPQAVGMSALLLTVAIWAAFALSARALSASTLLPADAAVLRFGVPLVVLAPALWRRRRRLAAVHPGPAAKIICGAGVPFFLAAMYGGSLTSAAFVGAIVPGMVPLFVSALLVASGRGAPRGTQTAGLVLIVAGVIALVLRHTVVLDTEVLLGSGTLLVASGLWALYTVGLREVDLDPVGSIGLLCLPSFAVVSFLVLTGVLPTNLARAAGGDLVLFLVVQGLGVGLCAGLLYAFAIRRLGPQRSSVVGSLSPVVVVLLAIPLLDEAPTLPVVVGVPLITAGVVLANRRPRAKVSADA
- a CDS encoding PP2C family protein-serine/threonine phosphatase, which translates into the protein MGTTARRRTGGADDDGAGTLWTATPPLWLRSLPVALLAALVLAQGVTPNQVELGAYYAAVAPLAALAYGAPGTAITGVAVLGIMLLPRVGAGSLIAEEFGAVAVIAALSVVIAGVRQHFRGRLEVAGSVAEAAQLAVLTPVADRVGELRCAALYRAAQRGALVGGDLYDVRPGPYGVRALVADVQGHGLAAVGTVAALLGAFREAVLDQPDLQGVAARLERRLTLDAVAGAGAGAGSELFATAFLMEFPADGSHVRILSQGHPPALLLRGRTVLEMRCEPGPPLGTGLPGLPAANPTTVPLRPGDVILAYTDGVTEARDSSGTFYPLDDRLTALLAEGSDASPRAVVDAVWGDLQRRTGAMDDDVALLALAVPGAAATRSGDRAGPRRPDPGTRS
- a CDS encoding amino acid aminotransferase, coding for MLELLAAPPADPLWDLAAEFEADTRPERLNLVLGVYRDHTGTTPVMSAVREAEIRLAERSASKEYRGLSGNTAFNRAMLSTVLGAEALITRATAVQTVAGTGALRLLADLVRQTRPGATVWISEPAYVNHRPILQAAGLKVRTYGRIDPEGLPDPTGMLDDLRGAGRDDVVLLQGCCHNPTGVDPSLETWEAMAGLAATNGWVPFVDLAYHGLGDGLEADLEPTRMLADRLPEMLIAVSCSKNFGLYSDRTGCAIVLGSSGPALRHVETALQNAARTLYSMPPEHGAAIVTTVLEDEGLRAEWRAELDAMRDRITANRSDLVAHLDALGCGTLANSLARQKGMFSMLPLVPDDMRRLRRRFAIYGTASGRINIAGVPAHRIPYLAQGIAAVYATADTSGVASAAPSAR